The Chloroflexaceae bacterium genome has a segment encoding these proteins:
- a CDS encoding MBL fold metallo-hydrolase produces MEIIPVDAHITAIDHNLLGIPGIGVTYVVRGDTVALIETGTSLTVPHTLAGLEQLGIRPEEVEHILCTHIHMDHAGGAGYLAAALPRARVYINSSVSKHLVDPSKLIPSVRRAVGEEAWPLHGDIKPIPAERLLPAENLRLDLGRDVVLEAIATPGHSPDHLSYRDHKSGGLFIGDAAGLAMDRWHLALPVTPVPTYDLEAHRATIARLRSYNFPRIYITHYGPHDDVDYELNRAQEKIEELVALVDAAIADGDPDVNALAARWLPYPDDSPAALVARCWSQMSVAGLIRYETRRRQSA; encoded by the coding sequence GTGGAGATCATCCCCGTTGATGCGCACATTACCGCGATTGACCACAATCTCCTCGGTATCCCCGGCATCGGCGTGACCTACGTGGTCCGCGGCGATACGGTCGCCCTGATCGAGACGGGCACCTCGCTGACCGTGCCCCATACCCTCGCCGGTCTGGAACAGCTCGGTATTCGTCCTGAAGAGGTCGAGCATATTCTGTGCACCCATATTCATATGGATCACGCCGGAGGCGCAGGCTACCTGGCCGCTGCGCTGCCCCGCGCCCGCGTCTACATCAATAGCTCGGTCAGCAAGCACCTGGTTGATCCGAGCAAACTTATACCAAGCGTGCGCCGCGCGGTCGGCGAAGAGGCCTGGCCGTTGCACGGCGACATCAAGCCCATTCCCGCCGAACGCCTCCTTCCGGCCGAGAACCTGCGCCTCGACCTGGGCCGCGATGTGGTGCTGGAGGCGATTGCTACTCCGGGTCACTCGCCCGACCACCTCTCCTACCGGGATCACAAGAGCGGCGGTCTGTTTATCGGCGACGCCGCCGGGCTGGCCATGGATCGCTGGCATCTGGCGCTCCCGGTGACGCCGGTGCCAACATATGACCTGGAGGCCCACCGGGCGACGATCGCCCGCCTCCGCAGCTACAACTTCCCGCGGATCTATATCACCCACTACGGTCCCCACGACGACGTAGACTATGAACTTAACCGCGCCCAGGAGAAGATCGAAGAACTGGTCGCCCTGGTTGACGCCGCCATCGCCGACGGCGATCCCGATGTGAACGCGCTGGCCGCTCGCTGGCTGCCCTATCCCGACGATAGCCCGGCGGCCCTGGTGGCCCGCTGCTGGAGCCAGATGAGCGTCGCCGGCCTGATCCGCTACGAAACCAGGCGCCGCCAGAGCGCATAA
- a CDS encoding CvpA family protein — protein MNWLDYAILTGAALFVALGAYWGLIRQVIALVGLVVGVALAGRYGPVAALWLSSFIADPGAASVAGFLSVLLLVSATASLAASLLRLFVGLLFLGWLDHLLGGLLGLAQALLAAAALLLVMHAYPLSLWSEALRASLLAGPLLRLSAIYAPLLPQWRGF, from the coding sequence GTGAACTGGCTTGACTACGCCATCCTGACCGGCGCCGCCCTCTTTGTCGCCCTCGGCGCCTACTGGGGTCTGATCCGGCAGGTGATCGCTCTGGTCGGTCTGGTGGTGGGCGTGGCCCTCGCCGGTCGCTACGGGCCTGTCGCGGCCCTGTGGTTGAGTTCGTTCATCGCCGATCCCGGCGCGGCCAGCGTGGCAGGTTTTTTGAGCGTACTGCTGCTGGTCAGCGCTACGGCAAGCCTGGCGGCCTCGCTGCTGCGCCTCTTTGTCGGGCTGCTGTTCCTGGGCTGGCTTGATCATCTCCTGGGCGGGCTGCTGGGGCTGGCGCAGGCGCTGCTCGCCGCCGCGGCGCTCCTCCTGGTGATGCACGCCTATCCCCTGTCTCTCTGGAGCGAGGCGCTACGAGCCTCACTGCTGGCCGGTCCGCTGCTGCGACTGAGCGCGATCTACGCGCCGCTCCTGCCGCAGTGGCGCGGATTTTAG
- a CDS encoding stage 0 sporulation family protein, giving the protein MPVVVGIRFKDSGKVYYFDPRDLDVRVGEHVIVETVRGLELARVAHERREVPEEEIIAELKPVVRRAEPADFERLRQLQSRHDEVLARCAEKVREHGLPMKLVKAEYSFDGSRLTFYFTAEKRVDFRMLVRDLARTFRTRIELRQIGPRDEAKLLGGIGPCGRILCCASFLPDYARVSIKMAKDQDLPLNPSKISGVCGRLLCCLSYEHEQYVTMRAELPRKGAWVQTPDGPGEVIAQLVLKQQLLVQLASSGMQEIYSLDQIEVSTAQVAALAQARNAEGITPAAQQRRSERDRGERRRLRDEIESYDAFDELDFLEDEDDAALIAPLTAAGAPPDEPVTEAESDDALEAPADAAPASSARRRRRRGGRSEPKPPE; this is encoded by the coding sequence ATGCCTGTTGTAGTAGGAATCCGCTTCAAGGATAGCGGCAAGGTTTACTACTTCGACCCACGCGACCTCGATGTACGCGTGGGCGAGCACGTGATCGTCGAAACCGTGCGCGGTCTGGAACTGGCCCGCGTGGCGCACGAGCGCCGCGAGGTGCCGGAAGAGGAGATCATCGCCGAACTGAAGCCGGTGGTCCGCCGCGCCGAGCCTGCCGATTTTGAGCGCCTGCGCCAGTTGCAGAGCCGTCACGACGAGGTGCTGGCCCGCTGCGCCGAGAAGGTCCGCGAGCACGGTCTGCCGATGAAACTGGTCAAGGCCGAGTACAGCTTCGATGGCTCGCGGCTGACGTTCTACTTCACCGCCGAAAAGCGCGTGGACTTTCGGATGCTCGTGCGCGATCTGGCGCGCACCTTCCGCACCCGCATCGAGTTGCGCCAGATCGGTCCGCGCGACGAGGCCAAGCTCCTCGGCGGCATCGGCCCATGCGGGCGCATCCTCTGCTGCGCCTCGTTCCTGCCCGACTACGCCCGCGTCAGCATCAAAATGGCCAAGGACCAGGATCTGCCGCTGAATCCCAGCAAGATCAGCGGCGTCTGTGGACGGTTGCTATGCTGCCTGTCGTATGAGCACGAGCAGTATGTTACCATGCGCGCCGAGTTGCCGCGAAAGGGCGCCTGGGTTCAGACGCCAGACGGCCCCGGTGAGGTGATCGCTCAACTGGTGCTGAAGCAGCAGTTGCTGGTGCAACTCGCCAGTAGCGGCATGCAGGAGATCTACAGCCTGGACCAGATCGAAGTGTCCACGGCCCAGGTGGCCGCGCTGGCGCAGGCGCGCAACGCCGAGGGCATTACGCCCGCCGCGCAGCAGCGCCGGTCTGAACGCGACCGCGGCGAGCGGCGCCGGCTGCGCGATGAGATCGAGAGCTACGACGCCTTCGATGAGCTTGATTTCCTCGAAGATGAGGACGATGCCGCCCTGATTGCGCCACTCACCGCGGCCGGCGCGCCGCCCGATGAGCCTGTCACCGAGGCCGAGAGCGATGATGCTCTCGAAGCGCCCGCCGATGCTGCGCCGGCTTCGTCCGCGCGCCGCCGCCGTCGCCGCGGCGGGCGCAGCGAGCCGAAGCCGCCCGAGTGA